In Microbacterium terrisoli, the genomic stretch CGCCGCCCTCTCACGGCGGTAACGCGGGTTCGAATCCCGCTGGGGTCACCAACACACCAAGAGCCGGTCCGGAATGGGCCGGCTTTTCGTGTTCTCGTGCGGCCGTCCGTGGGGGTTTTCGGCGGGGATCAGCGTGCTCACGCACTGTGCTCGGGCGAATCACAAGGTCGGTGCGCAATGCTCCTGACGTGACCTCTCCTTCACGTCGTGCGAGCCCCACCGCCCTCACGTCGAGCTTCATCGGCTTGGCTCTCGTACTGGCGGTGCTCGTCGCGGGGCTGGCGATCACCGCGGCACCCGCGTGGTCGGCCGCCGAGACGCGGGTCGTGGCCGCGGTGGGCGCGGCCCACAACCCGCTGCTGGACGCGCTGTGCCAGATGATCGACGCGGTATTCGGGCCCGCCGGTGCGCCGATCCTCGGCATACTGCTGCTGGCGTGGGCGCTGCTGCTGACCGGCACCTGGCGGGGCGCGCTTCGCGCCGGACTGCTGCTGGTGGTGCCCTGGATGGTCGCCCAGGGCATGAAGTTCGTCGTGCGCCGTCCCCGACCGGAGCACGGTGCGCTGATCCGGACGATCGTTCCCGCTCCGTTGACATCCAGCTATCCCAGCGGCCACACCGCGTTCGCCGCTGCGCTGGTGTGCGCATTCGTGCTGTCCCTGGCCACCGCCCGCGCACGAACCGCCGCGGCCGCCGTCGGCGGTGTGGTCGTGCTCGCCGTGGCCTGGTCACGCGTCTACCTCGGTGTGCACTATCCGACGGATGTCGTGGCGTCGATCGTCCTGGTGCTGGCCATCGCCCTGCCGTTGGACGCCGTGCTGACCCGGATGGGACCGCTCCGGGTGGATACCCCTGCTCGCGTCACGGCCTGATCACCGCGCGCAACGGCGTCAGGTCATCCGGCAGACGGCAGGCGTGAACGGGTCAGCAGCCAGATGCGGCTGCGGTGCTCGTCGATGCGCCGCTGGGGGTGATATCCGAGGCGGGTCAACGAGGTCAACCCCCAGGAGTCGGGGGTGCGGGAGTCGGTGTACTCGACGAGCCAGATGCGCGCGACGCCGATGAATCGGCCGTGCGCGGCGGCCTGGGGAATCGAATACGTCTCGTCCCACCAGTACGCCGCGCGGACGTACGGCTTTCTCAGCAGGAGGTCGCGCGTGCTGCGGAACGCGGCCGGCTCCGTGTCCATCGCGAGGCGCGGCTGACGGGACGGACGTGCCGCGGCGTCGAACACGATCCCGTCACCCGGCCGGGCATCACCGGAGATGACGTCTGCGATCTCGTTCCAGTCGGACCCGTTCTTGGCGTACGGCGTGCGCTGCGATGCCCACACAGGTGCGGCGGCGATCACCACGACAGCGGTGAGCACCACGGCGGCGAGCAGGCCACCCGTGTGCGATCTTGTCGCCCGGGCGATGCGACGCACACCCAGCGCCATCAGCAGCGCCGCAGCGGGCGCCGCGAAGGTCCCGTAGCGTGAGGTGAAATCGGCGATCAGTACGTTGACGGCGATCAGCACGCCCATCGGGAGAATCAGCCACGCCAGCAGCAGCGGCTCCAGGTGCACGACGCTCGCATCGCGAAATCGTCCACGGCCGCCAGCCCGAAGCGCATCGGCCGCGAATGCGAGACCCGCGACGGCGATCAGCGTCCAGGCGACCGCGGCGAACATGCCATCGCTGAACCACGTCTGCACGAACACGGATGCCGGGGTCACAGCATCCGCCTTCTCAAGATAGGCGATCTGATGGCGCTGCAGCACGGCCAGCACATAAAGCGGTGTCGCGCAGGCCAACCCGGCAAGTGTGGCCCGCAGCCACCGTCGCCGCATGACGCGCATCGCGGGGTCGGTCCACATCGCGACGCCGGCGGGCAGAGCCATCAGTCCGAGGTACAGGTACGAATACGTGCCCACCGCCAGGACCGCGCCGTACGCGATCCACCAGCCCTTCCCGGTTGGTCGGCGCAGCATGATCTCGACGACGATGGCACACAGGATCGCCGCGAGGGCTGCATCGAAGGCATACGAGCGGGCTTCTTCGCCTGCGTAGGTGAGCCGGGGCAGCACCGCGGCGAACACGCCGGCCAGCACCGCGGTGCGAAGGCCTACGACGCGTCCGCACGGCCACACGACAGCGGCCGCGCAGATGCCGACGCCGATCGCCGATGGAAGGCGCACGGAGAAGGGCGACGAGCCGAACACCTCGATCCAGCCGTGCAGCACGGTGTAGTACAGGCCGTGCACGGCGTCGACCCGGGTCAGCATCCCCAGCAGCGAGACCAGCGGGCGCGTGGCGGACATGACACTGGTGGCCTCATCGCCCCACAGCGACGGGATCCACGATCCTGTTGCCGCCAGAACGGCTGCGAGCGTGCCCAGACCGGCCGAAGCCCCGCCCAGCTGCCGATACCGCACCCGGGGAATCGCCGCGGGCGCGGCATCCGCTTCCAGCGCCGCGAGGGCCACGCCTGCTGCCTCTCTGCCCGAGCCAACCGATATCCGCGTCGAGAGACTACCCAGCGCAGCCCGGCGGGGAGGGGACGAGATGATGAGGCGGCTGTGAAGGTCATGTGACCGCGGACGTGTCCACTGCGCGTCGCAGGTCGGATCACCCGCCGGCGGCCCGTTAGACTGTCGGGGCGAGAGGGAGTATCCCGATATCGCGCGTCCGTCATCACGAGGCCCGTCGGAGGGCCTCCGGGCGCGCACCGTTACGGCGGGGGAGAGACTTTCGACGCAACGCCGACCCTCGAAAGGCCCGCATGGACTTCGTCATTCCGGTGTGGTTCGAGGTCACCGCCATGAGCGTGGTGGTCCTGATCCTCGCCGCCGATCTGCTGATCATCCTCAAGCGCCCGCACATCCCATCGATGAAGGAAGCATCCGCGTGGGTCGTGTTCTACGTCGTCCTGGCGCTGATCTTCGCCGCGCTGCTGCTGTGGGCAACCGGCAGCACGGATGCCATGGGCCAGTTCGTCGCCGGATGGCTGACCGAGTACAGCCTGTCGATCGACAACCTCTTCGTGTTCGTGCTGCTGATGACGCAGTTCTCGGTGCCACGGCGCTACCAGCAGGAAGCGCTCATGGTGGGCATCATCATCGCGCTCGTGCTGCGCGGCGTGTTCATCCTGCTCGGGGCCGCACTCATCGAGAACTTCAGCTGGATCTTCTACGTCTTCGGCCTGTTCCTCGTCTACACCGCGTGGCGGCAGGCCTTCGGCGGCGGCGACGACGATGCCCAGACCGAGACGGGCATTGTGCGCTTCCTGCGCCGCTTCGTCAACATCAGCGATCATTACGACGGCGCCAAGCTGCGCACGACCGTCGAGGGCAAGCGCGTGTTCACGCCGATGCTTCTCGTCTTCCTCTCGCTCGGCGTCACAGACCTCATCTTCGCGATCGACTCGATCCCGGCGATCTTCGGCATCACGCACAGCGCTTTCATCGTGTTCACCACGAACGTGTTCGCCCTGATGGGTCTGCGCCAGCTCTATTTCCTGCTGGGCGGGCTGCTGGACCGCTTGAAGTACCTGCACTACGGCATCGCGTTCATCCTCGCTTTCATCGGCGTCAAACTGTTCGCCCACGCCCTGCACGTGAACGAGATCCCGTTCATCAACGGCGGCAAATCCGTCGAGTGGGCGCCCGAGATCTCGACAGTCGCGTCGCTGATCGTCATCATCGTCGCCATGGCGGTGGCCACCGGAGCAAGCCTCATCGCCGCGCGCCGCGAGCGGGCACGGTCCGCGATGAGCGGGCCGCGCGACCCGGAGTGAGCGCTGTCATGCACGGCCGGGGGCGTTGCCGGCGGTGTTATTCTGAGCGGGTGCAAAGCGCGCGGCTCCTTCTTATGTGCCGCGGCGAGTTCTGACCTACCGCCCAGGCTCGTCGCGGAGTTCGTCGTGGGCGTGACCCTCTCTCCCAAGGAGCACGAACAGCAATGAGCACATCCGCATCCGCATCCGCATCGGTCATCCCGGAGCACCCGCGCACCCTCGCCGAGAAGGTGTGGGACGACCACCTGGTAGTCAAAGGCGAAGACGGTCAGCCCGACCTCATCTACATCGACCTGCACCTGCTGCACGAGGTCACCAGCCCCCAGGCGTTCGATGGCCTGCGCACCGAGGGCCGTGGTGTGCGACGGCTGGATCTGACGATCGCCACCGAAGACCACAACACCCCGACGCTGAACATCGACAAGCCCATCGCCGATCTCACCAGCCGCACGCAGATCGAGACGCTGCGCCGCAACTGCGCGGAATTCGGTGTGCGGCTGCACTCGCTCGGCGACAAAGAGCAGGGCATCGTCCACGTCGTGGGCCCCCAGCTGGGCCTGACGATGCCCGGCATCACGGTGGTCTGCGGCGACAGCCACACCTCGACGCACGGGGCGTTCGGAGCGATGGCCTTCGGCATCGGCACGAGCGAGGTCGAGCACGTGCTGGCCACGCAGACGCTGCCGTTGAAACCGTTCAAGACGATGGCCATCACCGTGGAGGGCGAGCTGCGTCACGGCGTGACCGCGAAGGACATCATCCTGGCGGTGATCGCCGAGATCGGCACGAACGGCGGGCAGGGCTATGTGCTCGAGTATCGCGGCAGCGCGATCCGGTCCCTGTCGATGGAGGGCCGGATGACGATCTGCAACATGTCGATCGAAGCCGGCGCCCGCGCGGGCATGGTCGCCCCTGACGAGACGACCTTCGCCTACCTGAAGGGGCGTCCGCACGCACCCCAGGGGCAGGACTGGGACGACGCGGTCGCCTACTGGCGCACGCTGCCCACCGACGAGGGCGCGGTCTATGACGCCGAGGTCTTCGTCGATGCCACGAAGCTCGAACCGTTCGTGACGTGGGGGACGAACCCCGGGCAGGGCGTGTCGCTGTCGGGCAGCATCCCCTCGCCCGACGACTTCGCCGACCCCAACCTGAAGGCCGCCGCCGAGCGCGCGCTGACCTACATGGATCTGCAGCCGGGCACGCCGATGAAGGAGATCCCCGTGGATGCCGTGTTCATGGGGTCCTGCACGAACAGTCGCATCGAGGATCTGCGCCAATTCGCGTCGATCATCAAGGGACGTACGAAGGCCGAGGGCGTGCGTGTCATGGTCGTGCCCGGTTCTGCCCGCGTGCGCCTGGAGGCGGAGGCGGAGGGCCTGAACAAGGTCTTCGAGGAGTTCGGGGCCGAATGGCGCTTCGCCGGCTGCTCGATGTGTCTGGGCATGAATCCCGACCAGCTCGCACCGGGCGAGCGGTGCGCCTCCACGAGCAACCGCAACTTCGAGGGGCGGCAGGGCAAGGGCGGACGCACGCATCTGGTCTCTCCGCTGGTCGCCGCGGCCACCGCGGTGCGGGGAACACTGTCGAGTCCGAGCGACCTGGCGGAGCTGCCTGAGCGCACGGCGGCGGCGAACGAGAGGAAGGGCGCCTGACATGGACAAGTTCTCGACCCACACGGGGATCGCCGCGCCGCTGACCCGCTCCGCCGTCGACACCGACCAGATCATCCCCGCCGTGTACCTCAAGCGCGTCACCAAGACGGGCTTCGACGACGCGCTGTTCGCCAGCTGGAGGCAGGACCCCGAGTTCGTGCTGAACCAGAAGCCCTACCAGTCGGCATCCATTCTCGTCGCCGGCCCCGACTTCGGCACAGGCTCCAGCCGAGAGCATGCCGTCTGGGCGCTGCGCGACTACGGCTTCAAGGTGGTGCTGAGCCCGCGGTTCGCCGACATCTTCCGCGGCAACGCGGGTAAGCAGGGCCTGGTCACAGGGGTGATCTCGGAGGCCGATGTGGAGCGCCTGTGGGCGGCGATCGAGGCTGACCCGGGCGTGGAGATGACAGTGGACCTCGCGGCGCGTACCGCGGTCCTGGGCGACATCCAGGTCGATTTCGAGATCGACGATTACACTAGGTGGCGGCTTCTGGAAGGTCTCGACGACATCGGGCTGACCCTTCGCAACAAGGACCGGATTGCCGAATTCGAGGCACGTCGCGCAAACTGGCGACCACGCACTCTGCCGGTGCAGCCCCGTACCGCCGATTGAATCACTGACAATGTGAGGCACACTGAATGACACTCCTGAACGGCTTGGCATCCACGGACGGTCGCATAGGGGGGTCCGGTGAAACGCTGACCATCCGCGGCGGGCACCCGCTGCGCGGCCGGGTCGATGTGAAGGGCGCGAAGAACCTCGTCACCAAGGCGATGGTGGCAGCCCTGCTCGGCGACACGCCCAGCGTGCTGCACGACGTGCCCGACATCAGCGACGTCGCCGTGGTGCGCTCGTTGCTGGAAGTGCACGGTGTTCGGGTCACCGACGGCGATGAGGAGGGCACGTTCCACCTCGACCCGTCGGATGTCGCATCGGCCCACATGGAGGAGATCGACGCCCACGCCGGCGCGTCGCGGATTCCGATCCTGTTCTGCGGTCCGCTGCTGCATCAGCTGGGTCAGGCATTCATCCCCGACCTGGGCGGCTGCCGCATCGGCGACCGTCCGATCGACTTCCACCTGGATGCGCTGCGCAAGTTCGGCGCCGTCGTCGAGAAGCTGCCCAGCGGCATCCGGCTCTCGGCGCCGGCGGGGCTGCACGGGGCCAGCATCCATCTGCCGTATCCGAGCGTGGGTGCCACCGAGCAGGTGCTGTTGACCGCCGTCCGCGCCGAGGGCGTCACCGAGCTGCGCAACGCGGCGATCGAGCCCGAGATCATGGACCTGATCGCGGTCCTGCAGAAGATGGGCGCGCTCATCTCCTACGAGCCCAACCGCACGATCCTCATCGAGGGCGTCGATCGGCTCTCGGGCTACGAGCACCGCGCGATCTTCGATCGGAACGAGGCGGCGAGCTGGGCCAGCGCAGCGCTGGCGACCGACGGCGAGATCTTCGTGGGTGGGGCACGTCAGCCCGAGATGCTCACATTCCTCAACGTCGTGCGCAAGGTCGGCGGCGACTTCGACATCCGCGAGGACGGCATCCTGTTCCGTCGTGGCGGCGAGTTGCGCCCGGTCACTGTGGAGACGGACGTGCATCCCGGGTTCATGACCGATTGGCAGCAGCCCCTGATCGTCGCGCTCACACAGGCGCACGGCGAATCGGTGGTGCACGAGACCGTCTACGAGAACCGGTTCGGCTTCACCGACGCGCTGGTCAAGATGGGCGCGCGCATCGTCGTTCACCCGCACGGCCTACAGCGGGGCCCGCGTCGAGTGCCTCGTCGCAACCTCGAGCAGGCGGCAGTGATCACCGGTCCCACCGCCCTGACCGGCGCCGACATCACGGTGCCCGATCTGCGCGGCGGCTACAGCCACGTGATCGCCGCGCTGACGGCGACGGGGGAGTCGACCGTGCACAACGTGGGCATCATCAGCCGCGGGTACGAGAAGTTCTTCAGCAAGCTCGCGGCCCTCGGCGCAGATTTCGACGTCCTCGGGTGACGGTGATGGGCGGTGACCAGACGCAGCCGACTTCTGCGGGCACGTCTGACGAGAAACGCAAGCCCAGCGTCTTCTGGGTGCTGGCCGCCATCGTGCTCCCGATCTTCGGACTGTTCGCGCGCGTCGAGATCCGTGGCGCCGAGAAGCTGCCGCGGACGGGACCGTTCGTGCTCGCCGTGAATCACCACAGTGAGATCGACCCGCTCGTGGTCGCGCTCGCGGTCTGGCGCATAGGGCGGGCGCCCCGTTTCATGGCAAAAGAGAGTCTGTTCCGTGTTCCCGTCCTGGGCTGGGCGCTGCGAGCCACCGGCATGATCCCGGTCGCACGCGCCACGACCGTCGCGGCGGCACGCGAGACCATCACGCAGTCGCGCCTGCTCGTCGAGCACGGCCGGGGAGTGATCGTCTACCCCGAAGGCACGCTGACGCGTGACCCCGACCTGTGGCCCATGCGCGGCAAGTCCGGTGCCGTGCGCCTGGCGATGTCGGGGAAGATCCCGCTCATCCCGATGGCGCAGTGGGGGGCGCAGGAGCTCCTGCCCCGCTACGGCAAGCTGCGGCTGTGGCCTCTGCGCAAGCGGATGACGGTTCTGCTGGGCGACCCGGTGGACGTGTCGGAGTTCGTGCGCACGCGCAGCCAGCCTGCGACCATCGCCCAAGCGACCACGAAGACGATGAATGCCATTGCCGAGCTTCTGGCGCAGCTGCGCGGCATCCCCGCTCCACCCGAGCGCTGGGATCCGGTCGCGCACGGGCAGAGAGAGACGGGGCGCCTTGACTCCGAGACATGACGCACCGGGCAGGATCGCGGTCCTCGGCGCCGGCAGCTGGGGGACCACGTTCGGAAAGATTCTCGCCGACGGCGGTGCGCACGTCACGATGTGGGCCCGACGGCCCGAACTGGCCCACGAGATCGACGAAGCCAAGCGCAACAGCCGCTACCTGCCCGGCATCAACCTGCCGCGTTCGGTGTCGGCGACTGTGGATCTGCGCGCGGCTCTGAACGGCGCGGAGCAGATCTACGTGTGCGTGCCGAGCCAGTCGGCCCGTGACATCCTCACCGAGGTACGGCCGCTGGTTGCCGATTCGACGGCTCCGATCGTGTCGCTCATGAAGGGCATGGAGCGGCGCACCGGACTGCGGATGAGCCAGGTGCTCGAGCAGGTGCTGACCTGCGACCCCGACCGCATCGCGGTCGCATCCGGGCCGAACCTCGCGCTGGAGATCGCCCGGGAGCAGCCGACCGCCGCGGTGGTGGCCTCCAGCAGCCGTGAGACGGCGGATGCGGTGGCCCGGCGTGCTCGCAACAAGTACTTCCGCACGTTCGTGAACACCGATGTGGTCGGCACCGAGTTCGGCGGCGTGCTCAAGAACCTGATCGCCGTCGCGATCGGCATTGTGGACGGCGTCGGCTACGGCGAGAACACGAAGGCGTCGATCATCACCCGGGGTCTCGTGGAGATGACCGATTTCGCCGTCGCGCACGGTGCGCAGCCCGAGACGCTGCAGGGGCTGGCGGGCCTGGGAGATCTGATCGCGACGTGCCAGTCGCCGCTCAGTCGCAACAACACCGCCGGGCGCCTGCTGGGCCAGGGATACAAGTTCCAGGATGTCGTCAAGCAGATGCAGCAGACCGCCGAGGGACTGGCCTCCGTCGCACCGGTGCTGCATCTCGCGCGCGCCGCCCACGTCGAGATGCCGATCGTGGAGCAGGTCAAGCGCGTGCTGGACGGCGCGATGGACCCGCGGCACATCGCGCCGCACCTGACGACCGATGACGACACACCGAAGGGTGAGAGGACGCAGCATGGACAAGCCGGTGGTGGCGGTGCTCTTTGGCGGTCGATCCAGCGAGCATTCGATCAGCTCCGCAACGGCGGGGGGAGTGCTCCACGCCATTGACCGCGACCGTTTTCACGTGATCCCGGTCGGGATCACCCGCGACGGCGCGTTCGTGCTCGAAGACGACGACCCCGACAAATTCGCGCTGGACCCGGCGCACCTGCCCGAAGTCGTCGACAACGGCACCAGGATCGTGTGGCCCGACTCTGCGCGCAGCCGCGAGCTGCGCGTGATCGATGCCACCGGCACGCGCTCACTGGGCGACATCGACCTGGTGCTGCCGATCCTGCATGGCCGGTGGGGCGAGGACGGCACGATCCAGGGGTTTCTCGAGCTGCTCGACATCCCCTATGCCGGCGCAGGTCTGCTGATGTCGGCGCTCGGCATGGACAAGAACGCCACCAAGAATGTGCTCACGGCCGCCGGCGTGCCGGTCGTGCCCTGGGTGTCGGTCACGCGCGCAGATCTCGCGCGCGACCGTCGGATGTGGGAGCAGCGGATGCGGAGGCTCGGGCTGCCCGTGTTCGTCAAGCCCGCCCGCGCCGGCTCGAGCGTCGGCGTGTCGAAGGTCGACGAGTGGGGCGCGCTGGACGAGGCACTGGATGTCGCGTTCGCCGAAGACGGCACGGTGCTCGTCGAGCAGGCCGTCGTCGGCCGCGAGCTGGAGTGCGGAGTGCTCGAAGCGCGCGGCGACGGTCTGCCGCGGGTGAGCGTGGCCGGGGAGGTCGTCATCAGCGGCCGGGACTTCTACGATTTCGCAGCGAAGTACCTCAACGCCCCCGGCATCGATCTGATCTGTCCGGCCCCGCTGCAGGAGGGCGAGCTGCGGGAGATGCAGCGCATCGCGGCGCGGGCGTTCGACGCGCTGGGCGGTCAGGGCCTGTCGCGTGTCGACTTCTTCTTCACGGGCACCGAGTTCTTCGTCAACGAGGTCAACACGATGCCGGGGTTCACACCGATCTCGATGTTCCCCACGTGCTGGATCGCCAGCGGCATGACCTACACCGAGCTGATCTCCGACCTCATCGACACGGCGCTGAATCGGGCCCGAGTCACGGCCTGACAGCGTTGCGCGGCGGCCGTCACTGGGCGACGGTGCCGGGATCCGTGCAGCCGGCGGTCTTGTGCGTGTGGGCGGCCACCAGGCGCCCGAGCTGGGTCAGCACGGCATTCGGATCGACGCCGCTGTCACCGCCGTCCAGAAACACCTGGACGGCGGGAGTGCGCCCGTACGACGTGATGCGGAAGTTCGGCTGCGTGGATTCGTCGACGATCCAGTCCACGCCGCCCAGCGACACGCATTTGAGGGTCGTGGGACCCGGCGGGGTCACGCCGCACGCCATGATGATGCGTGTGGGCGTGCCCCAGGCGGCCGTGGCCTGTGCGTCCGTCCACACGCGGGCCTGATCGCTGATGGTGCCCGGCAGCCGCACCATGATCTCGGCGCACTTCGGGTTGTTCGCGTCCGGCGCAGGGTCTACCGAGACGGTGGCGGAGCATCCTGCCAGCGCGACAGTGGCCGCGAGGGTGAGGGCGGCCGCAGCGGCGAGCACCGTGCCGCGCCGCGAGTGTGCTGTGCCGCGTCGCGAGTGTGCTGTGCGGCGGCGCGCGTGCGCTGTGCGGCGGGATGCGCCGACGCGGAGGGTACGGGTCACCCCTCCAGGCTAACCCGGCTGTGAGACCCGATAGCGTGGAGCGATGACCGATCCGACCGTGGGCGAGCTCAGCGAAGGCACCGTGCTGCGGGCGATCCTGGACCGATTCCCCCCGTCGACGTCGCCGCTCGGCCCCGGGGATGACGCGGCCGTGCTGGACGCTCCCGACGGACGCGTCGTCGCGACGGTCGACACCCTCGTGCACGGTCCGGACTTCCGCCTGGCATGGACCGGCGGATACGACCTCGGCTGGAAGGCCGCGGCGGTGAACCTCGCCGATGTGGCGGCGATGGGCGCACGCCCCACGGCGCTGCTGGTCGCCCTCGCGATGCCGGATGCCACACGCCTGTCGTTCGTGACGGCGATGGCCGACGGGCTGCGCGATGCGTGTGACGCGCTCGCACCCGGCTGCGCGATCGAAGGCGGCGACCTGACCGTCTCCGACACGCTCACGGTGGCGGTGACGGCGCTGGGCGTGCTCGGCGGGCGCGCGCCCGTGACCCGCTCCGGGGCGCGCGTCGGCGACATCGTAGCGATTGCCGGTGACGTCGGCCGCGCGGCGGCAGGACTTCGGCTGCTGTTCGACCGCTTTCGCGACGACGACGGACACCCGCTCGCTGTGCGGCCCGACGAGCTCACCCCGCCTGAGGCATCCCTCGTCGAAGCGCAGCTCCGCCCGCGGCCGCCGGTGGCCGGCGGCACGGCAGCGGCGGATGCCGGGGCCTCGGCGATGATGGACGTCTCAGACGGCCTCGCCCTCGACGCCTCGCGGATGGCTGCTGCCTCGGACGTGGCGCTGGAACTGGACTCGTCGCAGTTGGGACCGGATGTGCACGGCGCGCTGTCGGGCGGCGAGGACCACGCGCTGCTGGCGACCTTTCCGGCGCGATCCGTTCTGCCCGACGGGTTCCGCGCGATAGGGCGGGTGCGTGCGCGGGGTGCTCATGCGGTCACCGTCGACGGTGAGCCGTACACGGGGCGCGGAGGATGGGACCCGTACCGGGACTGGGACGCCGTACGGGGCTGATCAGCCGCCCGGTCGGTCTGTGCGGCGGCGCAGCCACCACAGCGCCGTGTCGCCGTAGCGCTTGTGCCGATCCAGCGCGAGCTCGGGCGGCAGCACGGGCCCGGCGGACCGGGCGCTGCGCTCGAGCACCACGAGCCCGCCCGGGGCCATGAGGCCCGCCAGAGCGGCCAGCATCGCCTCGATCTCGTCGTCGGCGACGTCGTACGGCGGATCGGCGAAGACCAGATCGTAGGGCCCGGCTGCGGTGGACAGGAACGCCGTCACCGCCGCCTTGTGCACGCGCGCCGGCATGGCGGCGGTCGTGGGCTCGCCGGTGGCCGCGACGACCTTGGCGGTGTTCGCGCGTGCCACCTGGACTGCCTGCGGCGAGCGCTCGACGAGGTCGACCGCCGCCGCCCCGCGGCTGAGCGCCTCGAGCCCCAGTGCGCCCGACCCGGTGTACAGGTCCAGAACGCGGCTGCCGGCGATCGCGTCTGCGGCGTCGAGGGCACCGAACAGCGACTCGCGCACGCGGTCGCTGGTGGGCCGTGTGCCTGCCGAGGGAACGGCGATGACCGTGCCGCGGGCCGTCCCGGCGATGATGCGCGTCATGTTCTCAGCCTACAAACCGTGTCGCACGGCATGCCTAGACTCGAAGGCATGACGGTCTACTCGCTGTCCATGCGGCTGGACGGAGCCCTGGGCGGCAAGACCGCGGGTCCGCTCGCCCGCGCGTTCGGCATGCATACCGTGGCCGATCTGCTTGCGCACTACCCGCGGCGCTATGCGTACCGCGGGCAGCTCACCCCGATCGAGTCGCTGCAGGAGGGCGAACAGGTCACCATCGTCGCGCAGGTCAAGAGCGCCACCGACCGGCGGATGCGGCAGCGCAAGGGCAGCATCCTCGAAGTCGTCATCACCGACGGCTACGGCGACCTCAAGCTCACGTTCTTCAATCAGAGCTGGCGACAGAACGAGTTGAAGGTCGGTCGGCAGGGCATCTTCTCGGGCAAAGTGGGCCGCTACCAGCGGGGGCTGCAGTTCGCCCATCCCGACTACGAGCTTTTCGACGACGTCGACACCGCGCGCATGACCGCCGAGGCCAAGGCGAACGAGCCGATTCCGATCTACCCGGCCACGGCGGCGCTGGCGAGCTGGCGCATCGCGAAGATGATCGGCATGATCCTCGACGGACTGGGCGAGGTCGAAGACCCGGTGCCCGACGACATACGCGCACGGCACGACCTGCTCACCGCGCGCACGGCGCTCGAGCGCATCCACCGCCCCGACGTCGAAGATCAGATCGGGCCGGCGAAGAAGACGTTGCGCTGGCACGAAGCGCTGGTGCTGCAGACCGCACTGCTGCAGCAGCGGCAGTCCGTTCGGGCGATGTCGGCGACGGGTCGCCCCGCAGGCGATCTGCTGGCCGAGTTCGATGCCGCCCTGCCGTTCGCGCGCACCCCGGACCAGATCGCCGTGGGGGAGCGG encodes the following:
- a CDS encoding phosphatase PAP2 family protein, with amino-acid sequence MTSPSRRASPTALTSSFIGLALVLAVLVAGLAITAAPAWSAAETRVVAAVGAAHNPLLDALCQMIDAVFGPAGAPILGILLLAWALLLTGTWRGALRAGLLLVVPWMVAQGMKFVVRRPRPEHGALIRTIVPAPLTSSYPSGHTAFAAALVCAFVLSLATARARTAAAAVGGVVVLAVAWSRVYLGVHYPTDVVASIVLVLAIALPLDAVLTRMGPLRVDTPARVTA
- a CDS encoding glycosyltransferase family 39 protein, which codes for MALAALEADAAPAAIPRVRYRQLGGASAGLGTLAAVLAATGSWIPSLWGDEATSVMSATRPLVSLLGMLTRVDAVHGLYYTVLHGWIEVFGSSPFSVRLPSAIGVGICAAAVVWPCGRVVGLRTAVLAGVFAAVLPRLTYAGEEARSYAFDAALAAILCAIVVEIMLRRPTGKGWWIAYGAVLAVGTYSYLYLGLMALPAGVAMWTDPAMRVMRRRWLRATLAGLACATPLYVLAVLQRHQIAYLEKADAVTPASVFVQTWFSDGMFAAVAWTLIAVAGLAFAADALRAGGRGRFRDASVVHLEPLLLAWLILPMGVLIAVNVLIADFTSRYGTFAAPAAALLMALGVRRIARATRSHTGGLLAAVVLTAVVVIAAAPVWASQRTPYAKNGSDWNEIADVISGDARPGDGIVFDAAARPSRQPRLAMDTEPAAFRSTRDLLLRKPYVRAAYWWDETYSIPQAAAHGRFIGVARIWLVEYTDSRTPDSWGLTSLTRLGYHPQRRIDEHRSRIWLLTRSRLPSAG
- a CDS encoding TerC/Alx family metal homeostasis membrane protein — protein: MDFVIPVWFEVTAMSVVVLILAADLLIILKRPHIPSMKEASAWVVFYVVLALIFAALLLWATGSTDAMGQFVAGWLTEYSLSIDNLFVFVLLMTQFSVPRRYQQEALMVGIIIALVLRGVFILLGAALIENFSWIFYVFGLFLVYTAWRQAFGGGDDDAQTETGIVRFLRRFVNISDHYDGAKLRTTVEGKRVFTPMLLVFLSLGVTDLIFAIDSIPAIFGITHSAFIVFTTNVFALMGLRQLYFLLGGLLDRLKYLHYGIAFILAFIGVKLFAHALHVNEIPFINGGKSVEWAPEISTVASLIVIIVAMAVATGASLIAARRERARSAMSGPRDPE
- the leuC gene encoding 3-isopropylmalate dehydratase large subunit, with the translated sequence MSTSASASASVIPEHPRTLAEKVWDDHLVVKGEDGQPDLIYIDLHLLHEVTSPQAFDGLRTEGRGVRRLDLTIATEDHNTPTLNIDKPIADLTSRTQIETLRRNCAEFGVRLHSLGDKEQGIVHVVGPQLGLTMPGITVVCGDSHTSTHGAFGAMAFGIGTSEVEHVLATQTLPLKPFKTMAITVEGELRHGVTAKDIILAVIAEIGTNGGQGYVLEYRGSAIRSLSMEGRMTICNMSIEAGARAGMVAPDETTFAYLKGRPHAPQGQDWDDAVAYWRTLPTDEGAVYDAEVFVDATKLEPFVTWGTNPGQGVSLSGSIPSPDDFADPNLKAAAERALTYMDLQPGTPMKEIPVDAVFMGSCTNSRIEDLRQFASIIKGRTKAEGVRVMVVPGSARVRLEAEAEGLNKVFEEFGAEWRFAGCSMCLGMNPDQLAPGERCASTSNRNFEGRQGKGGRTHLVSPLVAAATAVRGTLSSPSDLAELPERTAAANERKGA
- the leuD gene encoding 3-isopropylmalate dehydratase small subunit; the encoded protein is MDKFSTHTGIAAPLTRSAVDTDQIIPAVYLKRVTKTGFDDALFASWRQDPEFVLNQKPYQSASILVAGPDFGTGSSREHAVWALRDYGFKVVLSPRFADIFRGNAGKQGLVTGVISEADVERLWAAIEADPGVEMTVDLAARTAVLGDIQVDFEIDDYTRWRLLEGLDDIGLTLRNKDRIAEFEARRANWRPRTLPVQPRTAD
- the murA gene encoding UDP-N-acetylglucosamine 1-carboxyvinyltransferase, which produces MTLLNGLASTDGRIGGSGETLTIRGGHPLRGRVDVKGAKNLVTKAMVAALLGDTPSVLHDVPDISDVAVVRSLLEVHGVRVTDGDEEGTFHLDPSDVASAHMEEIDAHAGASRIPILFCGPLLHQLGQAFIPDLGGCRIGDRPIDFHLDALRKFGAVVEKLPSGIRLSAPAGLHGASIHLPYPSVGATEQVLLTAVRAEGVTELRNAAIEPEIMDLIAVLQKMGALISYEPNRTILIEGVDRLSGYEHRAIFDRNEAASWASAALATDGEIFVGGARQPEMLTFLNVVRKVGGDFDIREDGILFRRGGELRPVTVETDVHPGFMTDWQQPLIVALTQAHGESVVHETVYENRFGFTDALVKMGARIVVHPHGLQRGPRRVPRRNLEQAAVITGPTALTGADITVPDLRGGYSHVIAALTATGESTVHNVGIISRGYEKFFSKLAALGADFDVLG